TGCTGGTCATCCCGGTCGGCCCCGGGGAGGGGGCCGTCGGCCAGGCCGTCGACGCGGGCATCTTCTTCGTGCTCGCCGTCATGGGCATCGGCGTCCTCGGCTCGCTCATGGCCGGCTGGGCCTCCGCCAACAAGTACTCCCTCCTCGGCGGCCTGCGCACCGCCGCGCAGCTGCTGTCCTACGAACTCCCGATGCTGCTCACCGCCGCCTCCGTGGCGATGGCGGCCGGCACCGTCTCCCTCACCGGCATCCTCGACGCCTTCGAGTGGTGGTGGCTGCCCTGGCAGATCGTCGGCGCACTGGTCTTCTTCGTGGCCGGACTGGCCGAACTGCAGCGCCCCCCGTTCGACATGCCCGTCGCCGACTCGGAGATCATCTTCGGTGCGTACACCGAGTACACCGGCCTGCGCTTCGCTCTGTTCCTCCTCGCCGAGTACGCCGGCATCGTCGTCCTGTGCGGTCTGACCACCGTCCTCTTCCTGGGCGGCTGGCACGGCCCCTGGGGCGCCGACGGCCTCGGCTGGGTCTGGACCCTGCTGAAGACCGCCGTCCTCGCCTTCGTCGTCATCTGGCTCCGCGTCACCTATCCCCGGCTGCGCGAGGACCAGTTGCAGAAGCTCTCCTGGACCGTCCTCGTCCCCCTCGCCCTCGCCCAGATCGCCCTCACCGGCGTCGTCAAGGTGGTGATCTCCTGATGTCCCCCGTCTTCGGCTCCGGCCTGGCCAAGGGTCTGGCCGTCACCCTGCGCACGATGACGAAGAAGACCGTCACCGCGCAGTACCCGGACGCCCAGCCCGAACTCCCGCCCCGCAGCCGCGGCGTGATCGGACTGTTCGAGGAGAACTGCACGGTCTGCATGCTGTGCGCCCGCGAGTGCCCGGACTGGTGCATCTACATCGACTCCCACAAGGAGACGGTCCCGGCGGCCGCCCCCGGCGGCCGCGAACGCAGCCGCAACGTCCTCGACCGCTTCGCCATCGACTTCTCCCTGTGCATGTACTGCGGTATCTGCATCGAGGTCTGTCCTTTCGACGCACTGTTCTGGTCCCCGGAGTTCGAGTACGCCGAGACCGACATCCGCGACCTCACCCACGAGCGCGACAAGCTCCGCGAGTGGATGTGGACCGTCCCGGCCCCGCCCGCCCTCGACCCCGGCGCGGAGGAGCCCAAGGAGATCGCCGCCGCCCGCAAGACCGCCGACAAGCTCGCGACCGCCCAGTCCGAGGCATCCACTCCGCAGGAAGGCGAGTCGTGACCCTCACCGCAGCCGCCGCCACCGCGGCGCACGCCGCGACGACCGCTGCCGCCCACGCCGCGCACACCACCGCGGCGCACGCCACGCACGTCACGACGACCGCCGCCACCGCGCAGACCCACGGTTTCCTCTCCCCGACCGGCGTCGAGATCGCCTTCCTCCTCGTCGGCCTGGTCACCCTCGGCGCCGCCCTGGTCACCGTCACCACCCGGCAGCTCGTGCACGCCGCCCTGTGGCTGGTGGTGTCCCTCGGCGGACTCGCCGTCGAGTACCTCCTGCTCACCGCCGAGTTCATCGCCTGGGTGCAGGTCCTCATCTACGTCGGTTCCATCGTCGTCCTCCTCCTGTTCGGTCTGATGCTCACCCGCGCCCCCATCGGCCGCTCCCCGGACGCCGACTCCGGCAACCGCTGGGCCGCCCTCACCGTGGCCGTCGCCGCCGCGGCCGCCCTCGTCTGGGTGGTCGTCGACGCCTTCCGCACCACCTGGGTCGACCTGGACGGCGCCCCGGCCGGCTCCACCGAGGTCACCGGCGAGGCCCTCTTCCAGAACTGGGTCCTCCCCTTCGAGGCCCTCTCCGTCCTCCTCCTCGCCGCCCTCGTCGGCGCGATCGTCCTGTCCCGCAAGGCCAAGGCCGACGCCGCCACGCCCCCCGCCGTCCCGGGCGCCCGCGGCGGCCGGCGGCCGGCCGAGGAAGGTGTCCGCTGATGCACCTCGCCTATCCCGCCGTGCTCTCCGCCCTCCTGTTCTGCACCGGTCTGTACGGCGTCCTCGCCCGGCGCAACGCGATCCTGGTCCTGATGTCGGTCGAGCTGATGCTCAACGCCGTCAACCTCAACCTCGTCGCCTTCGACGTCTGGCTCGACCGCGCCGCCCGCGACCACCTCCACTCCGGCCAGGCCCTGACCCTGTTCACCATCGCCATCGCCGCCGCCGAGATCGGCATCGGCCTGGCGATCGTCCTCGCCGTGCACCGCAACCGCGGCACCTCCGACATCGACAAGCTCCGCGACACCGCCGAACTCCCCGGCCCCGACGATCCGTCCGACGACGACCGGGGCCCCGGCGGATCCGGCGGGTCCCACGGCCCCGACGGCGACGATCACGACAGCGACGGCCCGGCAGCCACCGCGGCCCAGAAGGCTGAGGCCACCGCGTGACCACGACCACCCTCGCCGTCCTCGTCCCCCTCCTCCCCTTCCTCGGCGCCGCGGCCGGCCTGCTCCTCGGCCGCACCGCCCCCGTCTTCGTCCGTCCCCTCGCCGTCCTGCCGACCCTCGCGGCGTTCGTCCTGGCCGTGCTGGTCGCGGCCCGCCAGGGCGGCGACGGCGCGGTCGACGCCGCCACCGAACTCACCCCCACCGGCTCGGTCCCCATCGAGCTCGCCCTGCACATCGACGGCTTCGCCGCCCTCGTCGCCGTCCTCGTCGGCACCGTCGCCACCTGTGTGCAGCTCTACTCGACCGGCTACCTGCGCCACGACCCGCGCTACCCCTCCTACGCCGCCCTCGTCTCCCTCTTCACCTCCGCGATGCTGCTCGTCGTCTACTCCGGCGACCTGATGGTGCTGCTGGTCGGCTGGGAGATCATGGGCATCTGCTCCTACTTCCTGGTCGGCCACTACTGGGAGACCCCCGAGGCCCGTGCCGCCTCGATCAAGGCCTTCCTGGTGACCAAACTCGGTGACGTCCCCTTCCTCATCGGCCTGCTCGCCCTCGCCTCCGACACCGGCTCCTTCCGTCTGACGAAGATCCTCGGCGCCGTCGCGCACGGCGGGCTCGACCACCCGACCCTGATCGCCCTGCTGCTCCTGGCCGGCGTGGCGGGCAAGTCGGCGCAGTTCCCGCTGCACACCTGGCTCCCCGACGCGATGGCCGGTCCCACCCCGGTCTCCGCGCTGATCCACGCCGCGACCATGGTCGCCGCCGGCATCTACTTCGTCGCCCGCCTCCTTCCGGTCTTCGAGGCCTCCCGGGCCGCGATGGTCGTCCTCGCCGTCATGGCCGCCGTCACGATGGCCGGCTCGGCACTCGCCGCGCTCGCCCAGGACGACATCAAGCGCGTCCTCGCCTACTCGACGATCGGCCAGCTCGGCTATCTCAGCGGCGCCCTCGCCGTCGGCGACCGCGGCGCCGCCGTCTTCCACCTCCTCGCCCACGGCGCCTTCAAGGCGCTCCTCTTCCTCGCCGGCGGCGTGGTCATCCACGCCGCCGGTACCAACTCGCTGGCCGCCATGTCCCGCATGGGCAACCTGCGCGCCCGCGTCCCCGACGCCTTCTGGACGATGACCGTGGCACTGCTCGCGCTCGCCGCGATCCCGCCGTTCAGCGGCTTCTTCTCCAAGGAGGCCGTCCTCGGCGCCGCCGAGCACGTGGCCACCGGCCACACCGCGCACGCACCCGGCGCCGCGGGCTGGATCGTCCTGGTCGCCGGGCTGTTCACCGCCCTCCTCACCGGTGCCTACGCCACCCGCCTGTGGCTGCTCGCCTTCCACGGCCGGGGCACCGAGGCCCCCGACCACGGCCGGCAGCCCGTCGTCATGAACGCCGTGCTGTGGGTGCTCGCCGTCCCCTCCCTCGCCTTCGGTCTCGCCTACGGCGTGCTGCCCGACTGGTTCGACGGCCGGGACCTGACGCCCACCCTCCAGACCGCCGTCCTCGGCACCGGCCTCGCCCTGGTCGGCGTGGTCGTCACCTACGGCGCCTGGCGGCACACCAGCGCCCTCGCGTCCCGCACCCCGCTCGGCGCCGTCGCCGCGCACCCCGAGGGCGACGCGGCCGAGGTGGAGGCCGAGGCCATCGCCAGCCACACCCCCGCCTACGGCGACGTGGCCTCCGCTCCC
The DNA window shown above is from Streptomyces sp. NBC_00670 and carries:
- a CDS encoding complex I subunit 1/NuoH family protein, producing MNDALDVALRLLVVFIVFLTFPLIVGQTEHKVMAHMQGRLGPMYAGGFHGWAQLVADGVKFAQKENVVPADADRRVFQLAPAVALLPYLLVLLVIPVGPGEGAVGQAVDAGIFFVLAVMGIGVLGSLMAGWASANKYSLLGGLRTAAQLLSYELPMLLTAASVAMAAGTVSLTGILDAFEWWWLPWQIVGALVFFVAGLAELQRPPFDMPVADSEIIFGAYTEYTGLRFALFLLAEYAGIVVLCGLTTVLFLGGWHGPWGADGLGWVWTLLKTAVLAFVVIWLRVTYPRLREDQLQKLSWTVLVPLALAQIALTGVVKVVIS
- a CDS encoding NuoI/complex I 23 kDa subunit family protein, producing the protein MSPVFGSGLAKGLAVTLRTMTKKTVTAQYPDAQPELPPRSRGVIGLFEENCTVCMLCARECPDWCIYIDSHKETVPAAAPGGRERSRNVLDRFAIDFSLCMYCGICIEVCPFDALFWSPEFEYAETDIRDLTHERDKLREWMWTVPAPPALDPGAEEPKEIAAARKTADKLATAQSEASTPQEGES
- a CDS encoding NADH-quinone oxidoreductase subunit J family protein, whose amino-acid sequence is MTLTAAAATAAHAATTAAAHAAHTTAAHATHVTTTAATAQTHGFLSPTGVEIAFLLVGLVTLGAALVTVTTRQLVHAALWLVVSLGGLAVEYLLLTAEFIAWVQVLIYVGSIVVLLLFGLMLTRAPIGRSPDADSGNRWAALTVAVAAAAALVWVVVDAFRTTWVDLDGAPAGSTEVTGEALFQNWVLPFEALSVLLLAALVGAIVLSRKAKADAATPPAVPGARGGRRPAEEGVR
- the nuoK gene encoding NADH-quinone oxidoreductase subunit NuoK; this translates as MHLAYPAVLSALLFCTGLYGVLARRNAILVLMSVELMLNAVNLNLVAFDVWLDRAARDHLHSGQALTLFTIAIAAAEIGIGLAIVLAVHRNRGTSDIDKLRDTAELPGPDDPSDDDRGPGGSGGSHGPDGDDHDSDGPAATAAQKAEATA
- a CDS encoding NADH-quinone oxidoreductase subunit 5 family protein, which produces MTTTTLAVLVPLLPFLGAAAGLLLGRTAPVFVRPLAVLPTLAAFVLAVLVAARQGGDGAVDAATELTPTGSVPIELALHIDGFAALVAVLVGTVATCVQLYSTGYLRHDPRYPSYAALVSLFTSAMLLVVYSGDLMVLLVGWEIMGICSYFLVGHYWETPEARAASIKAFLVTKLGDVPFLIGLLALASDTGSFRLTKILGAVAHGGLDHPTLIALLLLAGVAGKSAQFPLHTWLPDAMAGPTPVSALIHAATMVAAGIYFVARLLPVFEASRAAMVVLAVMAAVTMAGSALAALAQDDIKRVLAYSTIGQLGYLSGALAVGDRGAAVFHLLAHGAFKALLFLAGGVVIHAAGTNSLAAMSRMGNLRARVPDAFWTMTVALLALAAIPPFSGFFSKEAVLGAAEHVATGHTAHAPGAAGWIVLVAGLFTALLTGAYATRLWLLAFHGRGTEAPDHGRQPVVMNAVLWVLAVPSLAFGLAYGVLPDWFDGRDLTPTLQTAVLGTGLALVGVVVTYGAWRHTSALASRTPLGAVAAHPEGDAAEVEAEAIASHTPAYGDVASAPDPADPGRLLLGPLHRPAAAGFRLDAVYTALFVRPVQAGARLVRFLDRAVVDTYVQGAGALPRLLGGAVRRAQTGNVQTYVSALLAGTVVLTVAAVLVATGA